The sequence below is a genomic window from Bacillota bacterium.
GAGGGGCTGAGGGAAGAAGCTCGGCGGCTCGGAAACGTGGAGCTCGTGGCGCTTGAGCAGCTATTTGAGGGGTGACACCGGATGATCCGCCGCATGGGGCCTCCGGGCGACAAGACTGCCCACAGGATTCAGTTGCCCTGCCCGCGACGGCATAGTACCATCATGGGCAGCATCGCGGTGCGATTTCCCATGTGGGATGATTGCCGCCGCGCGGAAACCGGCAACGACGGACTGGAGTGATGAAGCATGGAGACTCCTCCGCCCTCGGCGGCCAGGTTCTTTTGGGATACCGATCCTGCCAAGCTCAATGTGGACAAGGACTACTTCTTCATCATCGAGAGGCTGCTTGAAGAGGGTGACGACTCCGCCATCCGCTGGATGATGCGTCGTTACGGCGATGATCAGAGGATCGAGGTTGTCAGGAACAGCCGCCGGTTGTCGCGCAAGACGGCTCTCCTGTGGCAGAATCACTACGGGCTTCGAGTGGAGGAGGTGCGATGTTTGTCGACGTCATACCCCAGCACGGGTTGGAAGTTGTAGACCTTCTGTCGTCGAGCCATTTAGTCGACCAGTTCTATCTGGCCCACGGCACCGGACTGTCTCTGCAATTCGGCCACAGAGAGTCTCATGATCTCGATTTCTTCACTCGGAGTGAATTTAGCCCGTCAGCGGTCATCGATACCTTGGGCGATATGGGGCATTTCGAGCTGACCGGCGAGGCGCCGGGCTCGGTTCATGGGATGCTGAACAACGTCAGGCTGACCTTTCTGTAATACAAGTACGGGTTGCTCTTCCCCACCGCGCTGTTCAGTCGCATCGAGATCGCGGATCCTCGAGATATCGGCTTGATGAAGATCACTGCCATTTCTGGACGGGGAAGCAAAAGGACTTCATTGAACTGCGTTCCATCGCCTGCCGGGCACTTCCCCTTGAAGGCTTGTTCGAGCTGCTCGGCCAGAAGTACCAGGGGGTGAACTATGGCATGTACCATCTGATCCGGAACCTGCTGTACTCCGATGACGCCGATAGAGAGCCCGATCCCTTGATGAGAGTAGAGATGTCGTGGGATGAGATAAAGGAGTATTTCCGCAGGCTGCAGAGGATGCTGATGGAGAGGTATCTCCCAACAGGTCTCTGAATGCGCTTCTGCGCCAGGGTTCTCCGGGGGGAGCGTCGTCTAAGAAGCCTCGAAGCGTTTCAAATAGTCGTCGACTTGGGCCACGAAGCGAGCGAGGTCCGGTAGATTCTCCGACACTATGTTCAGGGGTTCGCGATCAGACACATCCATACGCGCGATGCTCGCGCTGATCAGATCGAGCCGTTCCATGACTCGCCTCTTACTCACCATCGCGGACCGCCCCCATTCCAAGCCTGGCCGCGCGTCCTCTGAACTCCTCGGCGGCGTCTTCAAGGTACATGTCAAGCACAGGACGGAAGTCCGCAGCCCTGCGCGCGATTTCCTCCTCATAATGGAACCGGTAGTCGTCGGTTGCAGCGTACACGCATCGACCGGCAATGCCTCCATTTGAAAGACTGAATGGTGCTCCTGCAGAAACACGAAGTCGACGGAGTATGGG
It includes:
- a CDS encoding nucleotidyl transferase AbiEii/AbiGii toxin family protein, which gives rise to MFVDVIPQHGLEVVDLLSSSHLVDQFYLAHGTGLSLQFGHRESHDLDFFTRSEFSPSAVIDTLGDMGHFELTGEAPGSVHGMLNNVRLTFL